One stretch of Asterias rubens chromosome 8, eAstRub1.3, whole genome shotgun sequence DNA includes these proteins:
- the LOC117293763 gene encoding beta-1,3-galactosyltransferase 1-like — MPQLLHFLLLLVGGVVSLVLLFNTSGPVNTLERFQLDGPRLSRSRPVTFTASDVNNTANWTTVYLEHLQKAYETQNKEHVNPHNFKLRLDEPMACVDVESGTPKCVVLLVLISTVHANYGRRQAIRETWGSPKKLAGLHVVTLFLLGNTSNINFEKRIIEESSHYHDLLLEDFTDTYKNLTLKTMMAMKWASTHCPQASFVMKTDDDMYVSYRNILNYIMVSNAPDTNLAFGLVLAGQAPVRDKRSKWYMSEELFSGDVYPPWLSGGGFVLSGDLPARIYAASLDIGYLYLEDVYVGFCLKKLEISLVMNQQFNNMNVPYSYCRYRNIITSHHNAPDLLRTIWADQQRSTPCWFLT; from the coding sequence ATGCCTCAATTACTTCACTTTCTACTACTGTTGGTCGGAGGAGTGGTTTCTTTAGTGCTTCTTTTCAACACCAGCGGACCTGTCAACACCCTGGAGAGGTTTCAGCTTGATGGTCCACGGTTAAGCCGCAGCAGACCGGTGACTTTCACCGCCAGTGACGTCAACAACACTGCTAACTGGACAACAGTCTACTTGGAACACTTACAAAAGGCTTATGAAACACAGAATAAGGAACATGTCAATCCGCATAATTTTAAACTTCGTTTGGATGAGCCCATGGCGTGTGTGGACGTGGAAAGCGGGACTCCGAAGTGTGTGGTGCTACTGGTGCTTATTTCTACTGTTCATGCTAATTATGGACGTAGGCAAGCGATACGGGAAACATGGGGGAGTCCGAAGAAGCTCGCAGGCCTACATGTTGTGACCTTATTCCTTCTTGGCAATACGAGTAACATAAACTTTGAAAAGAGGATAATAGAAGAGAGCTCACATTATCACGATCTTTTACTCGAGGATTTCACGGACACCTACAAGAACCTAACGTTGAAGACCATGATGGCGATGAAGTGGGCAAGTACTCATTGCCCACAAGCTTCTTTTGTTATGAAGACAGACGACGATATGTACGTCAGCTACCGCAACATCTTGAACTACATCATGGTCTCCAATGCCCCGGACACCAACTTGGCGTTTGGGCTCGTGCTCGCTGGTCAAGCCCCGGTGAGGGATAAGAGAAGTAAGTGGTACATGTCTGAGGAGTTATTCTCCGGAGACGTTTACCCACCTTGGCTTTCTGGCGGAGGGTTCGTCCTATCAGGGGATCTTCCCGCCCGAATCTATGCAGCATCTCTCGATATCGGCTACCTCTATCTTGAAGACGTCTACGTCGGATTTTGTCTGAAGAAGCTTGAGATATCACTGGTGATGAATCAGCAATTTAATAATATGAATGTGCCGTACTCGTATTGTAGGTATCGTAATATCATCACCTCCCATCATAATGCTCCTGATTTACTCAGGACAATCTGGGCAGATCAGCAAAGGAGTACTCCATGCTGGTTCTTAACTTGA